A region of Mugil cephalus isolate CIBA_MC_2020 chromosome 3, CIBA_Mcephalus_1.1, whole genome shotgun sequence DNA encodes the following proteins:
- the wdsub1 gene encoding WD repeat, SAM and U-box domain-containing protein 1 yields the protein MTSLICTLHHHQDDVNWCAFSAKLLATCSGDKTLRIYNTHDFSELPFSPLTGHGYSVHCCCFSACGQFLASCSTDATTVIWSMVTGDIEAVLEHPGRSPVRICALSPDSVHLVSGASDGTLALWDFPSKQLRRTGAVHDTTMVACSFSPCSQMFVTGSTYGDLRLWDLNVNQRLVEKNAHDLGVACCTFAPGIHSGGQVVQFRLASCGQDSHLKIWAINKFSSGAYKMQLLHTLTGQSAPVLSCAYSSDGQLLVSGSVDKTVTVYDAKNAVLLYTLTHHERYVTACSFSPTSPLIATGSMDKTVNIWRLEDGCSQHGGKSWPEEPAQTSSEGGAPSGRLKLLVGDWSEADVSEWLAEEGLGGLVDTFKANNIDGTELLGLTKETLASELHVESVGLRSKLLRKVAELKSDSVCSGTPDEFLCPITRELMREPVIAADGYSYEREAIESWISTKNRTSPMTNLPLLTTLLTPNYTLKMAIGRWKTSH from the exons ATGACGTCTCTAATCTGCACCTTGCACCACCACCAGGACGATGTCAACTGGTGTGCCTTCTCGGCCAAACTCCTAGCCACATGTTCCGGGGATAAAACTCTGCGGATATACAACACCCATGACTTCTCGGAGCTGCCTTTCTCGCCGCTGACGGGACACGGCTACAGcgtccactgctgctgcttcagcgCCTGTGGACAGTTCCTCGCCTCGTGCTCCACGGACGCGACCACGGTGATCTGGTCTATGGTCACGGGGGACATCGAGGCCGTCCTGGAGCATCCCGGCCGCAGCCCCGTCAGGATCTGCGCGCTGTCCCCCGACTCCGTCCACCTGGTTTCTGGTGCATCTGATGGCACTTTGGCCCTCTGGGATTTCCCCTCCAAACAGCTGCGCAG gACCGGGGCGGTGCATGACACGACAATGGTAGCCTGCTCCTTCAGCCCCTGCAGTCAGATGTTCGTGACCGGCTCCACCTACGGCGACCTGCGCCTGTGGGACCTGAACGTGAACCAGCGGCTTGTGGAGAAGAACGCCCACGACCTGGGAGTCGCCTGCTGCACCTTCGCTCCCGGCATCCACAGCG GTGGTCAAGTCGTGCAGTTTCGTCTGGCATCCTGTGGACAAGACAGTCACCTGAAGATATGGGCCATTAACAAGTTCAGCTCTGGAG CCTATAAGATGCAGCTGCTGCACACATTAACCGGGCAGTCAGCTCCAGTCCTCTCCTGTGCGTACTCCTCTGACGGGCAGCTGCTCGTGTCTGG TTCTGTGGACAAGACCGTTACAGTCTATGATGCT AAAAATGCTGTTTTGCTTTACACACTGACCCATCACGAGag GTACGTGACGGCGTGTTCCTTCTCTCCAACTTCACCGCTAATTGCTACCGGATCCATGGATAAGACGGTGAACATCTGGAGGCTGGAGGACGGCTGCAGTCAGCACG GCGGGAAGTCGTGGCCCg aggAACCTGCTCAGACATCAAGTGAAG GGGGAGCCCCGTCGGGCCGGCTGAAGCTGCTGGTCGGCGATTGGTCGGAGGCGGACGTGTCGGAGTGGCTGGCGGAGGAGGGCCTCGGGGGATTGGTGGACACGTTCAAGGCCAACAACATAGATGGGACGGAGCTGCTCGGCCTCACCAAGGAAACGCTGGCGTCAGAGCTGCACGTCG AGTCAGTGGGCCTTCGCAGTAAACTCCTCAGGAAGGTGGCTGAGCTCAAGAGTGACTCGGTGTGTTCAGGCACTCCTGACGAGTTCCTGTGTCCGATCACCAGAGAGCTGATGAGGGAACCGGTCATTGCTGCTG ATGGCTACTCGTACGAAAGAGAGGCCATCGAGAGCTGGATCAGCACCAAGAACCGCACCAGCCCCATGACCAACCTCCCCTTACTGACGACTCTGCTCACCCCGAACTACACCCTGAAGATGGCCATTGGCCGCTGGAAGACCAGCCACTAG